Within the Halobaculum limi genome, the region GACAGCGAGAGCGATGACGAGTTGCTCGCCTTCTACGCCCACCCGTAACGACGACTGACCGGGTCACGCTCGACCGCACGAACCAGGTTCCTTCTCCGTTCGCTGTGTCTCGCTCATCGCTCCTACACTACCGCCAACGGTAGCTACTTCCCACGAGGTGTGTGAACGATCACTATGGTTGAGCAGATCGCAGACGGCGAGGTGGCACACAACTACGTCGCCGGCGAGTGGCGCGAGGCGACCGGCGAGGAGTCGCTGGACGTGGAGAACCCGGCGACGACGGAGACGATGGGCTCCGTCCGATTCTCGTCGGCCACCGACGAGGACGAAGCCATCGCGCGGGCGAACGAGGCGTTCGAGACGTGGTCGAGCACCGCCGTCGAGGAGCGCATCCAGCCGTTGTTCCGACTGAAAGCGCTGTTGGAGGAGCACCAGGAGTCGCTGGCGGAGGTACTCGTCACCGAACACGGGAAGACGAAGGCGGAGGCGATGGGGGAGATTCGCCGCGGTATCGAGAACGTCGAGGTCGCCTGCGGCATCCCGACGATGATGCAGGCGGGTCACCTCCCGCACGCCGCGCCCAACATCGACGAGACGGCGGTACGCCAACCGCTGGGCACGGTCGTCGCGGTGACGCCGTTCAACTTCCCCGCCATGATCCCGCTGTGGTTCCTGCCGTACGCGGTGGCGACGGGCAACACGTTCGTCCTCAAGCCGAGTGAGCGTGATCCGTTCACGGCGAATCGGATCGCCGCCCTCGTCGACGAGGCGGGCTTCCCGGACGGCGTCCTCAACGTCGTCCACGGCGGCCCGGACACGGTGAATCGCCTCATCACCCACGACGGCATCGAGGCGGTATCGTTCGTCGGGTCGACGCCCATCGCGAAACACGTCTACGAGACTGCGGCGGGGGCGGGCAAGCGCGTGCAGGCACAGGGTGGCGCGAAGAACCACGTCGTCGTGAGCGCGAACGCGGACCTGGAGTACGCCGCCGAGCAGACGTGTTCCTCCGCGTTCGCCAACGCCGGCCAGCGGTGTCTCGCCAATCCGGTCGCCGTCGTCGAGGACGCGGTGTACGACGAGTTCGTCGAGCATCTCGTCGAGAAGGTGGAGTCACTGGAGGTCGGGCCAGGGTTGGAAGACGAGACAGATATGGGGCCGCTCGTGTCCGGCCCACACCGCGACTCGGTGCTGGAGTACGTCGAGACGGGCATCGAGGAGGGTGCGGAGGTGATCCTCGACGGGCGCGAACGCGACGTTCCCGAGACGGGCTATCACCTCGGCCCGACCGTCTTCGGCGACGTGGACCCGGACGCGACGGTCGCCCGCGAGGAGATATTCGGACCGGTGCTCGCACTCATCCGCGCGGACAACTTCGACGACGCCGTCTCACTGGTCAACCGCTCTGAGTTCGGCAACGCGGCGTCGTTGTTCACCCGTGACGGCGGCGAAGCACGGCGATTCCGTCTCGACATCGACGCAGGCAACGTCGGCGTCAACGTCGGGACGGCCGCGGCGATGGCGTTCTTCCACTTCGGCGGCGACAAGGATTCGTTCTTTGGCGACCTCCACGCGCAGGGCGACGACGCCGTTCGATTCTACACCGACGAGACGGTGTACATCGAGCGGTGGCCCGAGGAGTGAAGGCGTCGTCGCACGACCACGAATCTCGATGACAGCTTGACGGTCGCTCGGGGGAACTATTTAATCGACGCGGCGTGGTACCCTCAGTATGACTACCGACGAGGACGAATCCACGGGTCCCTCCACCGATCAGACCGTGGACAGGGGGGCCCTGCTCGACCCCGCGCTCCTCGACCGGATGACGGACGCGTTCTTCGCCGTCGATTCGGAGTGGCGATTCACCTACCTCAACGACCGCGGCAGAGAGGTCATCACTGACGCCGCGGTGGGCGGTGCCGAGGGCGACCTCATCGGTCAGGATATGTGGGAAGTGATCCCGGACGCGGTCGACGGCGAGTTCTACGAGCGCTACCACGAGGCGATGGAGGCCCAGAAACCGGTGGAGTTCACGTCGTACTACGGCCCACTGGCGACGTGGTTCGACGTGCGGGCGTACCCGTCGGCCTCGGGGCTGTCGGTGTTCTTCCAAGACGTCACCGAGGAACACCAGCGTATCGAACAACTCCAGGCGCGTGAGGAGGCGTTGCGCACCATCACCGAGACGATGGCAGACAGCGACCGGACGTTCGAACAGCAAGTCGACGGGTTGCTCGCGGTCGGTCAAGAGGTGTTGGGGACGGAGTTCGGAACGCTGTCGCGCATCCGTGACGAGACGTACGTCTTCGAGGTGGTGCGTGGCCTCGACGGCGTCGTCGAGGTC harbors:
- a CDS encoding CoA-acylating methylmalonate-semialdehyde dehydrogenase, which gives rise to MVEQIADGEVAHNYVAGEWREATGEESLDVENPATTETMGSVRFSSATDEDEAIARANEAFETWSSTAVEERIQPLFRLKALLEEHQESLAEVLVTEHGKTKAEAMGEIRRGIENVEVACGIPTMMQAGHLPHAAPNIDETAVRQPLGTVVAVTPFNFPAMIPLWFLPYAVATGNTFVLKPSERDPFTANRIAALVDEAGFPDGVLNVVHGGPDTVNRLITHDGIEAVSFVGSTPIAKHVYETAAGAGKRVQAQGGAKNHVVVSANADLEYAAEQTCSSAFANAGQRCLANPVAVVEDAVYDEFVEHLVEKVESLEVGPGLEDETDMGPLVSGPHRDSVLEYVETGIEEGAEVILDGRERDVPETGYHLGPTVFGDVDPDATVAREEIFGPVLALIRADNFDDAVSLVNRSEFGNAASLFTRDGGEARRFRLDIDAGNVGVNVGTAAAMAFFHFGGDKDSFFGDLHAQGDDAVRFYTDETVYIERWPEE